One genomic window of Mogibacterium diversum includes the following:
- a CDS encoding NfeD family protein encodes MKKIATYIKNHIPLRQVIPLILLTIMFRLAIVRLYEFSIEFYIGAYGNESLNAYVSGLHIVLTGFGIFMCLYAIVVYIVERRNNLPFWYGRCQSAGSNANAVFEAAIGTSLLRLSPAVTVVIAMLFSIIFTIVSNITARHREELSQRYVGHVGRTLDDLKLKGKVDFGVEVLHALGREVIPKDTEVKVVDVDGYNIVVERLIKE; translated from the coding sequence ATGAAAAAGATTGCAACATATATAAAAAATCATATCCCTCTAAGGCAGGTTATTCCATTAATTCTGCTAACGATAATGTTCCGATTAGCTATAGTGAGGCTATATGAATTTTCTATCGAATTTTATATAGGTGCTTATGGTAATGAGAGTCTAAATGCATATGTATCTGGCTTACATATAGTTCTCACGGGATTTGGTATATTCATGTGTTTATACGCTATAGTTGTCTATATCGTTGAGAGGCGCAACAACCTTCCATTTTGGTATGGGAGATGCCAGAGCGCGGGATCTAATGCCAATGCAGTTTTTGAAGCAGCAATTGGAACGTCTCTATTACGTCTTTCGCCAGCTGTAACGGTAGTCATTGCAATGTTGTTCAGTATTATATTTACAATAGTAAGCAATATAACGGCTAGACATAGAGAAGAATTAAGTCAAAGGTATGTAGGTCACGTTGGACGAACGCTAGATGATTTGAAACTCAAAGGCAAAGTAGATTTTGGCGTAGAGGTACTACATGCTCTCGGTAGAGAGGTTATTCCTAAGGATACAGAAGTTAAAGTTGTAGACGTTGATGGGTATAATATCGTAGTAGAGAGACTTATAAAAGAATAA
- a CDS encoding V-type ATP synthase subunit D: MARLNVNPTRMVMSKLKGQLKVAIKGHKLMKDKRDELMRIFLELAREIKALREEVEPMLEEVYGSFSVARAVMTPEMLEEALMYPKQSVKLVAEEKNVMSIDVPSFDFEQENTQTGSVYPYGFATTSGELDKSIEKLSILFPKLLQLAGMEKEAMLIADEIEKTRRRVNALEYVKIPNYKETIKYIKMKLDENERGNQTRLMKVKDMMLKENIEQQREKDAEMLAQMAE; encoded by the coding sequence ATGGCAAGACTAAATGTTAACCCAACTAGAATGGTCATGTCTAAGCTTAAAGGGCAACTCAAGGTGGCTATCAAGGGTCACAAGCTCATGAAGGATAAGAGAGACGAACTTATGCGAATCTTTCTAGAACTCGCTAGAGAGATTAAAGCACTTCGTGAAGAGGTGGAGCCAATGCTTGAAGAGGTATATGGAAGCTTTTCAGTAGCGCGTGCCGTAATGACACCAGAGATGCTAGAGGAAGCTCTAATGTATCCTAAGCAGAGTGTAAAACTCGTTGCAGAAGAGAAAAATGTAATGAGTATCGATGTTCCGTCCTTTGATTTTGAGCAGGAGAATACGCAGACAGGAAGCGTGTACCCTTATGGATTTGCGACCACATCAGGTGAACTCGATAAGTCTATTGAGAAGCTCTCCATTCTTTTCCCTAAACTGCTTCAGCTTGCTGGAATGGAGAAGGAGGCTATGCTCATAGCTGACGAAATCGAGAAGACCAGAAGACGTGTTAATGCTCTTGAGTATGTCAAGATACCGAACTACAAGGAGACCATCAAGTATATCAAGATGAAGCTTGATGAGAACGAGAGAGGTAACCAGACAAGACTCATGAAGGTAAAGGACATGATGCTGAAAGAGAATATCGAGCAGCAACGTGAAAAGGATGCTGAGATGCTCGCCCAGATGGCAGAGTAG
- a CDS encoding V-type ATP synthase subunit B produces MIREYKTISEVAGPLMVVKGVEDVGYDELGEIELANGELRHCKVLELNGTDAVVQLFENSAGMNLKESKVRFLGHGNQLGVSLDMLGRVFDGMGRPIDGGAEIIPDEYLDINGLAMNPAAREYPSEFIQTGVSAIDGLNTLVRGQKLPIFSGSGLPHANLAAQIARQAKVRGTDSKFAVVFAAVGITYEEAEFFMTDFRKSGAIDRSVMFLNLANDPAVERIATPRMALTAAEYLAFEQNMHVLVIITDITNYAESLREVSAARKEVPGRRGYPGYLYTDLATMYERAGKKKGIDGSITMIPIVSMPEDDITHPIPDLTGYITEGQIILSRDLYRKGVTPPIDVLPSLSRLKDKGIGEGKTRKDHADVLNQLFAIYARGKECKELMAILGEAALSDVDKLYAKFADEFENKYVSQGYEKDRSIEETLDVGWELLRTMPRSELKRVKKEYLDEFYDKK; encoded by the coding sequence ATGATTAGAGAATACAAGACTATTTCTGAAGTAGCCGGCCCTTTGATGGTTGTTAAGGGTGTAGAAGACGTAGGCTACGATGAACTAGGTGAGATTGAGCTTGCAAATGGTGAGCTTAGACACTGCAAGGTTCTCGAGCTTAACGGCACTGACGCTGTTGTACAGCTGTTTGAAAACTCCGCAGGAATGAACCTCAAAGAGAGTAAGGTAAGATTTCTTGGGCACGGAAATCAGCTAGGTGTATCACTCGATATGCTCGGAAGAGTATTTGACGGAATGGGCAGACCTATAGACGGTGGTGCTGAAATTATTCCTGATGAATACCTCGATATTAACGGACTAGCCATGAATCCGGCTGCAAGAGAGTACCCATCTGAGTTCATTCAGACTGGCGTATCCGCAATCGACGGACTCAACACCCTAGTTAGAGGACAGAAGCTTCCTATCTTCTCTGGATCAGGACTTCCACATGCTAACCTTGCAGCTCAGATTGCAAGACAGGCTAAGGTTCGTGGTACAGACAGCAAGTTCGCTGTAGTGTTCGCAGCTGTAGGTATCACTTATGAAGAAGCTGAGTTCTTCATGACAGACTTCCGTAAGAGTGGTGCTATCGACCGTTCTGTAATGTTCCTAAACCTTGCTAACGACCCTGCTGTAGAGCGTATTGCGACACCTCGTATGGCGCTAACTGCTGCTGAGTACTTGGCGTTTGAGCAGAATATGCACGTTCTCGTTATCATCACTGATATTACGAACTACGCTGAATCTCTTCGTGAGGTTTCTGCTGCTCGTAAGGAGGTTCCAGGACGTCGTGGTTATCCAGGATATCTATACACTGACCTCGCTACTATGTACGAGAGAGCTGGTAAGAAGAAGGGAATCGACGGTTCGATCACTATGATTCCAATCGTTTCGATGCCTGAGGATGATATCACTCACCCAATTCCTGACCTTACAGGATATATCACAGAGGGACAGATTATCCTATCCAGAGATCTCTATAGAAAGGGTGTTACACCGCCAATCGATGTACTTCCTTCACTATCACGTCTAAAGGATAAGGGTATCGGCGAAGGCAAGACTCGTAAGGATCACGCAGACGTACTAAACCAGCTCTTTGCTATCTACGCAAGAGGTAAGGAGTGTAAAGAGCTAATGGCTATCCTAGGTGAGGCTGCGCTCAGCGACGTTGACAAGCTATATGCGAAGTTTGCTGATGAATTTGAGAACAAGTATGTATCCCAGGGATACGAGAAGGATAGATCCATTGAGGAAACACTAGATGTTGGCTGGGAGCTTCTCAGAACGATGCCTAGATCAGAGCTCAAGCGTGTAAAGAAAGAGTACCTCGATGAATTTTATGACAAGAAGTAG
- the srtB gene encoding class B sortase: MRSDKSKDIVAGDRDYETCVLEAKEADEITVDKKSEKDKKENMSKKTNNRVKRNSAMDWAFRVIIFCLVCVIVISGYKVGTALYKYHHSRSGFKQVAKEAKVDPNQFTGVVDFAALQKINPDVVGWIYQKDTIINYPIMHGSDNDIYLHSDINKKYSVSGSIFMDYRNSADFSDFNTIIYGHHMHDGSMFKSLRGYTKETDYYKDHKTFELITPDKKYHLQIISAFITPATSEAYTYSFNSSADKQAFLDFAAKNSKVSTGVTATTDDKIITLSTCAYDYDEARYVVVCKAVPWTKAEIKAGKKLQAKIDKQK; the protein is encoded by the coding sequence ATGAGAAGTGACAAATCTAAAGACATTGTAGCAGGAGACCGTGATTACGAAACTTGCGTGTTAGAAGCAAAAGAAGCCGATGAGATAACGGTAGATAAAAAAAGTGAGAAGGATAAGAAGGAAAATATGAGCAAAAAGACCAATAATAGGGTCAAAAGAAATAGTGCGATGGACTGGGCATTTAGGGTAATAATATTCTGCCTAGTTTGTGTAATTGTTATTAGTGGGTATAAAGTTGGAACGGCGCTTTACAAATATCACCATTCTAGAAGCGGATTTAAGCAGGTTGCGAAGGAAGCAAAGGTAGATCCTAATCAGTTTACCGGGGTCGTGGATTTTGCAGCTCTACAGAAGATTAATCCTGATGTAGTTGGATGGATTTATCAGAAGGATACCATAATCAACTATCCAATCATGCATGGAAGTGACAACGACATATATTTACACTCAGATATCAACAAGAAGTACAGTGTATCTGGTTCGATTTTTATGGATTATAGGAATAGTGCTGACTTCTCTGATTTCAATACGATTATCTATGGTCATCATATGCATGACGGCAGCATGTTCAAGTCGCTAAGAGGATATACGAAGGAGACGGACTACTACAAGGATCATAAGACTTTTGAGCTTATTACACCTGATAAAAAGTATCACCTCCAGATAATCTCGGCATTTATTACCCCCGCTACTAGCGAGGCCTATACTTACTCGTTTAATTCAAGTGCTGACAAGCAGGCATTTTTGGATTTTGCTGCGAAGAATTCAAAGGTTTCCACAGGCGTTACAGCGACGACAGATGACAAGATTATCACACTCAGTACATGTGCTTATGACTATGATGAAGCCAGATATGTAGTCGTTTGTAAAGCAGTTCCTTGGACCAAAGCTGAGATAAAAGCAGGTAAGAAGTTACAGGCGAAGATAGACAAACAGAAGTAA
- a CDS encoding phosphohexomutase domain-containing protein produces MGKEILKLQNGSDIRGIAMNGVEGEDVNLTRYNALAIGAAFAHWLGFKVGKNSFDLKICVGRDPRITGPDLADALMSGMAYLGVQVSDAGLASTPAMYMSTIMPYYEFDGAIMVTASHLPFNRNGFKFFTAEGGLNKADITEVLEYAASAHILPFEYNAESVNLMQMYAAHLRSMISTGVGGDLSNMKIVVDAGNGAGGFFANNVLAPLGADISGSQFLDPDGTFPNHQPNPENKEAMESICRQVRETGADLGIIFDTDVDRSAAVTSKGQPISRNAIVALAAAIGADDYPGGTVVTDSITSNELHTFLEDNLGLKHLRYKRGYKNVINKAIELSQEGENAFLAIETSGHAAYSDNFYLDDGAFLAVQTIINAANLKREGKGIEHMIADLAEPAESVEIRFNLTADNFSEVGDKILEDMKVWAEQAEGLSLELPNYEGVRINYSLGGHDGWFLLRKSLHDPVMPLNVESSSEGGVKLALALIKEFLEDREGIDISVLC; encoded by the coding sequence ATGGGCAAAGAAATTTTAAAGCTTCAAAACGGTAGCGATATTCGAGGAATCGCCATGAACGGGGTTGAAGGTGAAGATGTAAACCTTACAAGGTACAACGCACTTGCAATTGGCGCGGCATTTGCACACTGGTTAGGTTTTAAGGTTGGAAAAAATTCATTTGACCTGAAGATATGTGTTGGCAGAGATCCACGTATCACTGGCCCAGACTTAGCAGATGCGCTCATGTCTGGCATGGCATATCTTGGTGTCCAGGTTAGCGATGCTGGGCTCGCTTCCACACCGGCGATGTATATGTCGACAATTATGCCATACTATGAGTTCGATGGAGCAATAATGGTCACGGCTAGCCACCTGCCATTCAACAGAAATGGATTCAAGTTCTTCACCGCTGAAGGCGGACTGAACAAGGCAGACATCACGGAAGTTCTCGAATATGCGGCAAGTGCCCACATACTTCCCTTCGAATACAATGCCGAAAGCGTAAATCTGATGCAGATGTACGCCGCTCACCTCCGCTCGATGATCAGCACGGGAGTAGGTGGAGATTTGAGCAATATGAAAATCGTTGTAGATGCTGGAAATGGTGCTGGAGGATTCTTTGCAAATAACGTCCTCGCACCTCTCGGTGCAGATATCAGTGGCAGTCAGTTTCTCGACCCAGATGGAACTTTCCCAAACCATCAGCCAAACCCTGAGAACAAAGAGGCAATGGAGTCAATCTGTAGGCAGGTGCGCGAGACAGGCGCTGACCTTGGAATAATATTTGATACTGACGTTGATAGAAGTGCCGCAGTAACATCTAAGGGTCAGCCTATCAGCAGAAATGCAATCGTTGCTCTTGCGGCAGCAATCGGTGCCGATGACTATCCTGGTGGCACTGTCGTTACAGACAGCATCACTTCTAACGAGCTGCACACATTCCTGGAGGATAACCTCGGTTTGAAACACCTCAGGTACAAGAGAGGCTACAAGAACGTCATTAATAAAGCGATTGAGCTCTCACAAGAGGGGGAAAATGCATTCCTTGCTATCGAAACTTCTGGTCATGCGGCATATTCTGACAATTTCTACCTGGATGACGGTGCATTCCTTGCTGTACAGACTATCATAAATGCAGCTAACCTCAAAAGGGAAGGAAAAGGGATAGAGCACATGATTGCAGATCTTGCTGAACCTGCAGAATCAGTAGAGATTAGATTTAATCTAACTGCAGATAACTTCAGCGAAGTCGGCGACAAAATCCTTGAAGATATGAAAGTTTGGGCAGAACAGGCTGAAGGCTTATCGCTCGAACTACCTAACTACGAAGGAGTCCGCATCAATTATAGCCTTGGTGGTCACGATGGCTGGTTCCTTCTCAGAAAGTCACTCCATGATCCAGTGATGCCTCTCAATGTTGAGTCCAGTAGTGAGGGCGGAGTGAAGCTAGCACTTGCTCTCATCAAGGAATTTCTCGAAGATAGAGAAGGAATCGATATTTCCGTACTCTGCTAA